Proteins encoded within one genomic window of Siniperca chuatsi isolate FFG_IHB_CAS linkage group LG4, ASM2008510v1, whole genome shotgun sequence:
- the znf319b gene encoding zinc finger protein 319 isoform X1 encodes MDWATPAAKLNPYTRARMTEAWQQHAVAPPQVVHTIPPGAENALGCAVYGIVLQPDATSLQQQQQQQTQHGQHSQHSQQHSGSQQHGGGQHSQQQHPAQAQQTSLQVGTEGGHKCGACGHDISHLANPHEHQCMVSQDRSFQCTQCMKIFHQATDLLEHQCVQVEQKPFVCGVCKMGFSLLTSLAQHHTSHNSTNPMKCSICEKTYRPGSSGNVTPNSNNPQQPSSDGASASSSSSILPFPSARDRPYKCSVCQKGFKHLSELTRHERVHTGEKPFKCDTCDKAFSQSSHLQHHQRTHSSERPFKCAVCEKSFKHRSHLVRHMYVHSGEHLFKCNLCELHFKESSELLHHPCHPQGSRPFRCATCGKGFKRPSDLRQHERTHSEERPFHCDECQMSFKQQYALVRHRRTHKDPTDRPFKCNLCDKGFMQPSHLLYHQHVHGMDNLFKCASCQKEFSQSGELLRHKCGESSNTSPDKPYKCDVCGKGYKKSSTLQRHQNSHCQEKPLKCSLCDRRFLSSSEFVQHRCDPSREKPLKCPDCEKRFKYSSDLNRHRRVHTGEKPYKCGHCNKGFKQREHLTKHQSTHSREGQFKCVWCGERFSDLGSLQDHTVQHTADGGGYPVPQCI; translated from the exons ATGGA TTGGGCCACACCAGCTGCCAAACTGAATCCCTACACCAGAGCCCGCATGACAGAGGCCTGGCAGCAGCATGCAGTCGCTCCACCTCAAGTCGTCCACACCATCCCTCCAGGAGCTGAGAACGCGTTGGGCTGTGCTGTGTATGGCATTGTACTGCAGCCAGATGCTACGTCtttacagcaacagcagcagcaacagaccCAGCATGGACAGCACAGCCAACACAGCCAACAACACAGCGGGAGTCAGCAGCATGGAGGTGGGCAGcacagtcagcagcagcacccCGCCCAGGCCCAGCAGACCTCCCTACAGGTGGGGACAGAGGGAGGACACAAGTGTGGGGCCTGTGGACACGATATCTCCCACCTGGCCAACCCACATGAGCACCAGTGCATGGTGAGTCAGGACAGGTCATTCCAGTGCACCCAGTGCATGAAGATTTTCCATCAGGCGACAGACTTACTAGAACACCAGTGTGTTCAGGTGGAGCAGAAGCCGTTTGTGTGTGGGGTGTGTAAGATGGGCTTCTCCCTACTCACCTCTTTAGCCCAGCATCACACATCCCATAACAGCACCAACCCAATGAAATGTTCAATATGTGAGAAGACCTACCGACCCGGTTCTTCTGGCAACGTCACACCCAACTCAAATAATCCCCAGCAGCCCAGCAGTGATGGGGCgtcagccagcagcagctcatCAATTCTACCCTTCCCCTCGGCCCGAGACCGGCCCTACAAATGCTCTGTTTGCCAGAAGGGCTTCAAACACCTGTCAGAACTCACGCGGCATGAGAGGgtgcacacaggagagaagCCCTTCAAATGTGACACATGTGACAAGGCATTCAGCCAGtcgtcacacctacagcaccaCCAGCGAACACACAGCAGTGAACGCCCATTCAAGTGTGCCGTTTGTGAAAAGAGTTTCAAGCACCGCTCCCACCTCGTGCGCCACATGTATGTGCACTCTGGTGAGCATTTGTTCAAATGCAACTTATGTGAGCTGCACTTCAAAGAGTCGTCAGAGCTCCTTCACCACCCCTGCCACCCACAGGGTTCCCGCCCCTTCCGCTGTGCCACATGCGGTAAGGGTTTCAAGCGTCCGTCTGACCTTCGCCAACACGAGCGCACGCACTCGGAGGAGCGTCCTTTCCACTGTGATGAGTGTCAGATGAGCTTCAAGCAGCAGTATGCACTGGTGCGCCACCGACGCACACACAAAGACCCTACTGACCGGCCATTCAAATGCAATCTGTGCGACAAGGGCTTCATGCAGCCCTCTCACCTCCTCTACCACCAGCACGTCCATGGCATGGACAACCTGTTCAAGTGTGCCTCATGCCAGAAGGAGTTCAGCCAGTCAGGAGAGCTGCTCAGACACAAGTGCGGCGAGTCGTCCAACACCTCGCCCGACAAGCCGTACAAGTGTGACGTTTGTGGCAAGGGCTACAAGAAGAGTTCCACGTTACAGCGTCATCAAAACTCTCACTGCCAAGAGAAGCCGCTCAAGTGCTCGCTCTGTGACCGCCGCTTCCTGTCCTCTTCGGAATTTGTCCAGCACCGCTGCGACCCGTCGCGAGAAAAGCCGCTGAAGTGCCCTGACTGTGAGAAACGTTTCAAATACTCATCAGACCTGAACCGACACCGCCGCGTGCATACAGGGGAGAAACCGTACAAATGTGGCCACTGCAACAAGGGCTTCAAACAGCGCGAGCACCTGACCAAACACCAGAGCACGCACTCCAGAGAGGGCCAGTTCAAGTGTGTTTGGTGCGGCGAGCGTTTCAGTGACTTGGGTTCTTTGCAGGATCACACGGTGCAGCACACAGCCGATGGAGGGGGTTACCCTGTGCCCCAGTGCATATAA
- the znf319b gene encoding zinc finger protein 319 isoform X2 — translation MTEAWQQHAVAPPQVVHTIPPGAENALGCAVYGIVLQPDATSLQQQQQQQTQHGQHSQHSQQHSGSQQHGGGQHSQQQHPAQAQQTSLQVGTEGGHKCGACGHDISHLANPHEHQCMVSQDRSFQCTQCMKIFHQATDLLEHQCVQVEQKPFVCGVCKMGFSLLTSLAQHHTSHNSTNPMKCSICEKTYRPGSSGNVTPNSNNPQQPSSDGASASSSSSILPFPSARDRPYKCSVCQKGFKHLSELTRHERVHTGEKPFKCDTCDKAFSQSSHLQHHQRTHSSERPFKCAVCEKSFKHRSHLVRHMYVHSGEHLFKCNLCELHFKESSELLHHPCHPQGSRPFRCATCGKGFKRPSDLRQHERTHSEERPFHCDECQMSFKQQYALVRHRRTHKDPTDRPFKCNLCDKGFMQPSHLLYHQHVHGMDNLFKCASCQKEFSQSGELLRHKCGESSNTSPDKPYKCDVCGKGYKKSSTLQRHQNSHCQEKPLKCSLCDRRFLSSSEFVQHRCDPSREKPLKCPDCEKRFKYSSDLNRHRRVHTGEKPYKCGHCNKGFKQREHLTKHQSTHSREGQFKCVWCGERFSDLGSLQDHTVQHTADGGGYPVPQCI, via the coding sequence ATGACAGAGGCCTGGCAGCAGCATGCAGTCGCTCCACCTCAAGTCGTCCACACCATCCCTCCAGGAGCTGAGAACGCGTTGGGCTGTGCTGTGTATGGCATTGTACTGCAGCCAGATGCTACGTCtttacagcaacagcagcagcaacagaccCAGCATGGACAGCACAGCCAACACAGCCAACAACACAGCGGGAGTCAGCAGCATGGAGGTGGGCAGcacagtcagcagcagcacccCGCCCAGGCCCAGCAGACCTCCCTACAGGTGGGGACAGAGGGAGGACACAAGTGTGGGGCCTGTGGACACGATATCTCCCACCTGGCCAACCCACATGAGCACCAGTGCATGGTGAGTCAGGACAGGTCATTCCAGTGCACCCAGTGCATGAAGATTTTCCATCAGGCGACAGACTTACTAGAACACCAGTGTGTTCAGGTGGAGCAGAAGCCGTTTGTGTGTGGGGTGTGTAAGATGGGCTTCTCCCTACTCACCTCTTTAGCCCAGCATCACACATCCCATAACAGCACCAACCCAATGAAATGTTCAATATGTGAGAAGACCTACCGACCCGGTTCTTCTGGCAACGTCACACCCAACTCAAATAATCCCCAGCAGCCCAGCAGTGATGGGGCgtcagccagcagcagctcatCAATTCTACCCTTCCCCTCGGCCCGAGACCGGCCCTACAAATGCTCTGTTTGCCAGAAGGGCTTCAAACACCTGTCAGAACTCACGCGGCATGAGAGGgtgcacacaggagagaagCCCTTCAAATGTGACACATGTGACAAGGCATTCAGCCAGtcgtcacacctacagcaccaCCAGCGAACACACAGCAGTGAACGCCCATTCAAGTGTGCCGTTTGTGAAAAGAGTTTCAAGCACCGCTCCCACCTCGTGCGCCACATGTATGTGCACTCTGGTGAGCATTTGTTCAAATGCAACTTATGTGAGCTGCACTTCAAAGAGTCGTCAGAGCTCCTTCACCACCCCTGCCACCCACAGGGTTCCCGCCCCTTCCGCTGTGCCACATGCGGTAAGGGTTTCAAGCGTCCGTCTGACCTTCGCCAACACGAGCGCACGCACTCGGAGGAGCGTCCTTTCCACTGTGATGAGTGTCAGATGAGCTTCAAGCAGCAGTATGCACTGGTGCGCCACCGACGCACACACAAAGACCCTACTGACCGGCCATTCAAATGCAATCTGTGCGACAAGGGCTTCATGCAGCCCTCTCACCTCCTCTACCACCAGCACGTCCATGGCATGGACAACCTGTTCAAGTGTGCCTCATGCCAGAAGGAGTTCAGCCAGTCAGGAGAGCTGCTCAGACACAAGTGCGGCGAGTCGTCCAACACCTCGCCCGACAAGCCGTACAAGTGTGACGTTTGTGGCAAGGGCTACAAGAAGAGTTCCACGTTACAGCGTCATCAAAACTCTCACTGCCAAGAGAAGCCGCTCAAGTGCTCGCTCTGTGACCGCCGCTTCCTGTCCTCTTCGGAATTTGTCCAGCACCGCTGCGACCCGTCGCGAGAAAAGCCGCTGAAGTGCCCTGACTGTGAGAAACGTTTCAAATACTCATCAGACCTGAACCGACACCGCCGCGTGCATACAGGGGAGAAACCGTACAAATGTGGCCACTGCAACAAGGGCTTCAAACAGCGCGAGCACCTGACCAAACACCAGAGCACGCACTCCAGAGAGGGCCAGTTCAAGTGTGTTTGGTGCGGCGAGCGTTTCAGTGACTTGGGTTCTTTGCAGGATCACACGGTGCAGCACACAGCCGATGGAGGGGGTTACCCTGTGCCCCAGTGCATATAA